One window from the genome of Mucilaginibacter ginsenosidivorans encodes:
- a CDS encoding bifunctional aldolase/short-chain dehydrogenase, producing MKFKHVSYLWDDAKAAELAGDEVALLIYRSNLLGADLRLTNYGGGNTSCKVMSPDPLTGKDVEVMWIKGSGGDLGTLKKSGLAALYEDKLLSLKNIYRGIEHEDEMVGLFNHCIYDLDSKAPSIDTPLHGFLPFKHIDHLHPDAAIAIAAAKDGKRITQELFGGKIGWVEWQRPGFDLGLKLKQCLDDNPGIRGIMLGSHGLFTWGDTAYESYVNTLEVIEKCAEYLEANYGKTRPVFGGHKIQSLDEAGRKNQAAAIAPVLRGFCSSQRHMIGHFTDDARVLEFINSNDLDRLAPMGTSCPDHFLRTKISPLVLELKADDDLSDTKALKEKLAPAFEAYRKMYTEYYDKCKHPNSPAIRDTNPVIILYPGVGLFSFSKDKQTARVAAEFYTNAINVMKGAEAISEYTSLPRQEAFDIEYWLLEEAKLQRMPKPKALSGRIALVTGSAGGIGKAISKKFAEEGAVVILNDMNAERLQGAGEEFKSKFGKDAYTTALLDVTRAEQIKQAFETAALEFGGVDIVVNNAGLSISKSIADHTEKDWDLLYDVLVKGQFMVTQAAVAVMKKQDIGGDVINIVSKNALVSGPNNAGYGSAKAAQLHLSRLNAAELGGDKIRVNAVNPDAVISDSNIWAGGWAEGRAKAYGITVEELPAYYAKRTLLNEVILPDDIANACFALVGGLLNKSTGNVLNVDGGLATAFVR from the coding sequence ATGAAATTCAAGCATGTAAGTTACCTCTGGGATGATGCGAAAGCGGCTGAGCTGGCCGGCGACGAGGTTGCTTTGTTAATATACCGGTCGAACCTGTTAGGGGCCGATCTGCGGCTGACGAATTATGGCGGCGGCAATACCTCGTGCAAAGTTATGAGTCCAGACCCGCTGACTGGTAAGGACGTAGAAGTGATGTGGATCAAAGGCTCGGGCGGCGACCTGGGCACGCTGAAAAAAAGCGGCCTGGCGGCTTTGTATGAAGATAAACTGCTTAGCCTGAAGAATATTTACCGCGGTATTGAGCACGAGGATGAAATGGTGGGCCTTTTCAATCACTGCATTTACGACCTCGACTCGAAGGCGCCGTCGATAGATACACCACTGCACGGATTTTTACCCTTTAAGCATATCGACCACCTGCACCCCGATGCAGCCATAGCCATTGCGGCGGCAAAGGATGGGAAACGTATAACGCAGGAGTTATTCGGAGGCAAAATAGGCTGGGTAGAATGGCAGCGCCCGGGTTTCGACCTGGGGTTGAAATTGAAACAGTGTTTGGATGATAATCCCGGCATCAGGGGAATTATGCTGGGCTCGCATGGACTATTTACCTGGGGCGATACGGCCTACGAAAGCTATGTAAATACGCTGGAAGTAATCGAGAAATGCGCTGAATATTTAGAAGCCAACTATGGCAAAACCCGGCCGGTTTTCGGCGGACATAAAATACAGAGCCTTGATGAAGCCGGGCGAAAAAACCAAGCTGCCGCCATTGCCCCGGTACTGCGCGGGTTTTGCTCGAGCCAGCGGCACATGATCGGTCATTTTACGGATGATGCGCGTGTACTGGAATTTATCAATTCGAACGACCTTGACCGCCTTGCGCCGATGGGTACCAGCTGCCCCGACCACTTTTTGAGGACAAAGATAAGTCCGCTGGTGTTGGAGCTTAAAGCAGATGACGATCTAAGCGATACCAAAGCACTGAAAGAAAAACTTGCGCCAGCATTTGAGGCCTACCGTAAAATGTATACGGAGTACTATGATAAGTGCAAACACCCGAATAGTCCGGCGATAAGGGACACCAACCCGGTGATCATTTTATATCCCGGCGTTGGTTTATTCTCGTTTTCAAAGGACAAACAAACGGCGCGCGTGGCAGCAGAATTCTATACCAATGCCATTAACGTGATGAAGGGTGCCGAAGCTATTTCGGAATATACATCGCTGCCGCGGCAGGAGGCCTTTGATATTGAATACTGGTTATTGGAAGAAGCCAAATTACAACGCATGCCGAAGCCCAAGGCTTTATCGGGCAGGATAGCCCTGGTAACGGGCAGTGCGGGAGGTATTGGCAAAGCTATCTCCAAAAAATTCGCCGAAGAAGGGGCGGTGGTTATCCTGAATGATATGAATGCCGAACGCCTGCAGGGAGCCGGTGAGGAGTTTAAGAGTAAATTCGGAAAGGATGCTTATACAACCGCGTTGTTGGATGTAACCAGAGCAGAGCAGATAAAGCAGGCTTTTGAAACGGCTGCGCTGGAATTTGGTGGGGTGGATATCGTGGTGAACAATGCAGGCTTATCTATCTCGAAGTCTATCGCCGATCATACTGAAAAAGATTGGGACCTGCTGTACGATGTGCTGGTGAAGGGCCAGTTTATGGTGACGCAGGCTGCAGTCGCTGTGATGAAAAAGCAGGACATTGGCGGTGATGTGATCAATATTGTCAGCAAAAACGCATTGGTATCCGGACCGAACAATGCAGGCTATGGCAGCGCCAAAGCAGCACAATTGCACTTAAGCAGGCTGAATGCAGCCGAACTGGGCGGAGATAAGATACGGGTAAACGCGGTGAACCCTGATGCGGTGATCAGCGACAGCAATATCTGGGCGGGCGGCTGGGCCGAGGGCAGGGCCAAAGCTTACGGTATTACGGTAGAAGAGCTGCCTGCCTATTATGCCAAACGTACATTACTGAACGAGGTGATTCTACCGGATGATATAGCTAACGCTTGTTTCGCGTTGGTAGGTGGTTTGCTGAATAAATCAACGGGTAATGTGCTGAACGTGGATGGTGGTTTGGCAACGGCGTTTGTAAGGTAG
- the rhaT gene encoding L-rhamnose/proton symporter RhaT produces MQALFGVIFHFIGGFASGSFYIPYKKVRNWAWESFWIVGGLFSWLIVPFIAAWLTVPGFMDIIRHASGSVRFYTYLFGVLWGIGGLTYGLGVRYLGVSLGSTIILGLCSIFGALIPSFYYDFYPKQGKDSFSMMLHSHWGQMVLLGVLVCVLGIVICGKAGTMKERELSKGDVKSHNAEYKFGLGLFVSIISGVLSACFAFGIDAGKDMANVANEVWKSTHAGQGEFLFQNNVTYIVILLGGLTTNFIWCMVLNARNRTFGNYTDGKTPLAANYLFSALAGTTWFMQFFFYGMGESRLGNGASSWILHMAFIILTANLWGLVLKEWKGVSRKAMMTVIAGIATIMLSVLIVGYGNSIK; encoded by the coding sequence ATGCAGGCATTATTCGGAGTAATTTTTCACTTCATCGGCGGCTTTGCGTCGGGCAGTTTTTATATACCGTACAAAAAGGTGCGCAACTGGGCCTGGGAAAGCTTCTGGATAGTTGGCGGGCTCTTTTCATGGCTCATAGTCCCGTTCATAGCGGCGTGGCTTACGGTGCCGGGCTTTATGGATATTATCCGCCATGCAAGTGGCAGCGTGCGGTTCTATACTTATTTGTTTGGGGTGTTATGGGGTATCGGCGGGCTCACTTACGGGCTGGGTGTACGGTATTTGGGGGTGTCGCTGGGTAGTACCATTATACTGGGGCTATGTTCCATCTTCGGCGCGCTGATACCGTCGTTCTATTATGATTTTTACCCAAAGCAGGGTAAGGACAGCTTCAGCATGATGCTGCACAGTCATTGGGGGCAAATGGTGCTGCTGGGTGTACTGGTGTGTGTACTGGGCATTGTAATATGCGGCAAAGCGGGCACCATGAAGGAACGCGAGCTATCAAAAGGTGATGTAAAGAGCCATAACGCGGAGTATAAGTTTGGGCTGGGGTTGTTTGTATCGATAATTAGCGGTGTGCTGAGCGCCTGTTTTGCTTTCGGTATTGATGCCGGCAAGGATATGGCGAACGTAGCCAACGAGGTCTGGAAGAGTACTCACGCCGGGCAGGGCGAGTTTTTATTCCAGAATAATGTGACCTATATTGTGATATTGCTGGGGGGCCTCACCACAAATTTTATCTGGTGTATGGTGCTTAACGCGCGCAACCGTACCTTTGGTAACTATACCGACGGAAAAACGCCACTGGCGGCCAATTACCTGTTTTCGGCACTGGCGGGTACCACGTGGTTTATGCAGTTCTTTTTCTATGGCATGGGCGAAAGCAGGCTGGGCAACGGCGCCAGCAGTTGGATATTACACATGGCGTTCATTATCCTGACGGCCAACCTTTGGGGACTTGTGCTGAAAGAATGGAAAGGCGTAAGCCGCAAGGCCATGATGACCGTGATTGCCGGGATAGCCACCATTATGCTTTCGGTGCTGATTGTGGGGTATGGGAACTCCATAAAGTGA
- a CDS encoding TonB-dependent receptor domain-containing protein, whose translation MTLTVRAQFPAGGGPNRPGGSSVVGRITGTVIDSISKKPIDYATIALYAENVKAPINGVITDEKGNFKFENVQAGTYKVTVSFLGYPSKTINSVITTPGKPDRNLGDIFLAPSQRSLNEVTVVGQAGLVENKIDKLVYNVEKDITASGGTASDVLGKVPMVSVDINGNVSVRGDQNVRLLINGKQTGSSAANLADVLKSIPADQIKNIEVITSPSAKYDAEGSAGIINIVTKQKNVSGISGSINGGVGTRQNNGNMNLNYNKGRFHASANLGSFLSWPATSTSDFEQHIQNDTINTTTSTKGTSRVARHGIFSSASAGYDFNAYNSINTTFRLMHFSFTTNGSSNTDSAVPYSFTSDGKNSFSNFDWNMDYTHKFDEKGHELVFSTQWSRGSGVNNYANTYTAAFSDLTNNINSINNEYTFQLDYSLPVSKVLKVEAGGKTIIRRINSVSDYYDFNQDPSNLTFDPVLSNIYKYNQDVYAGYTVLTFTLPDKWAILAGIRDENTNIHGDPVNASQNLSPFDQSYNTFIPSLTLQKQLGGNNTLKVIYSKRIARPSLQFLNPFINTSSPQSQSVGNPELNPETSNTYELDYNAFFGTSSLNTSIYYRHTTGLIEGIATPISVIVDGTPEGGTLTRFQNVGVNNSIGGSLFGSVTPFKIFTITGNVNMYTYKPDPTGEFSTDKTQNGTYIMYNGFLRGTLTLPNNYLAEMFGFGGSSRRTIQGTNPAFAMYGIGVRKQLMQKKMSVGINVVQPFANDKHFDSKISSPGFTQTSTNVVPFRSFGVTFSYSFGKMTFSQPRKQGIQNDDLKQGDSNQQQGAGGAGGGNR comes from the coding sequence ATGACACTAACAGTTAGGGCCCAGTTTCCGGCAGGCGGTGGCCCAAACAGGCCCGGCGGCTCGTCGGTTGTAGGCAGGATAACGGGAACGGTGATCGATTCCATCTCAAAAAAACCTATTGATTATGCAACTATCGCCTTGTATGCTGAAAATGTAAAAGCGCCTATAAACGGCGTTATTACCGACGAAAAAGGAAATTTTAAATTTGAGAATGTGCAGGCAGGAACTTACAAAGTTACCGTCAGCTTCCTGGGCTATCCTTCAAAAACTATCAATTCGGTAATCACAACGCCAGGCAAACCCGACAGGAACTTAGGCGACATATTTTTGGCGCCAAGTCAGCGGAGTTTAAACGAGGTAACGGTAGTGGGACAGGCTGGTCTTGTCGAAAATAAGATAGACAAACTGGTTTATAATGTCGAGAAGGATATCACCGCATCGGGTGGTACGGCCAGCGATGTATTGGGCAAGGTGCCTATGGTATCGGTAGATATCAACGGCAATGTATCGGTAAGGGGCGACCAGAATGTGCGCTTGCTGATCAACGGAAAGCAAACCGGTTCATCGGCTGCAAACCTGGCCGACGTTTTGAAGTCTATCCCAGCCGACCAGATCAAGAATATCGAAGTGATCACCTCGCCGTCGGCCAAGTACGATGCAGAGGGTTCCGCCGGTATCATCAACATCGTTACCAAGCAAAAAAATGTTTCGGGTATCAGCGGCTCCATCAACGGCGGTGTGGGCACACGGCAAAATAACGGCAACATGAACCTGAACTATAACAAGGGCCGGTTCCACGCTTCGGCAAACCTGGGGTCGTTTTTAAGCTGGCCAGCAACCAGTACATCCGATTTTGAACAGCATATCCAGAACGATACCATCAACACAACCACATCAACCAAAGGCACAAGCCGGGTGGCACGTCATGGTATTTTCAGCTCGGCCAGCGCCGGTTACGATTTTAACGCGTACAATAGCATCAATACCACCTTCAGGCTGATGCATTTTAGCTTTACAACCAACGGTAGTTCAAATACCGATTCGGCCGTGCCATATTCCTTTACATCCGACGGTAAAAACTCGTTCAGCAATTTCGACTGGAACATGGACTATACGCACAAATTTGACGAGAAGGGGCACGAATTGGTTTTTTCAACCCAATGGAGCCGCGGATCAGGGGTGAACAATTATGCCAATACCTACACGGCGGCATTCTCCGACCTTACAAATAACATCAACAGCATCAATAACGAGTACACGTTCCAGTTGGATTACAGCCTGCCGGTTAGCAAGGTATTAAAAGTTGAGGCGGGTGGTAAAACCATCATCAGGCGCATCAACAGCGTTTCGGACTATTACGATTTTAACCAGGACCCGTCGAACCTCACGTTCGACCCTGTTCTGTCCAATATCTATAAATATAACCAGGATGTGTATGCGGGTTACACCGTGCTTACCTTTACCCTGCCGGATAAATGGGCCATTTTGGCGGGTATACGCGACGAGAATACCAATATTCACGGCGACCCGGTAAACGCCTCACAGAACCTGTCGCCTTTCGATCAGAGCTACAATACCTTTATCCCGAGCCTGACGCTGCAAAAACAATTGGGTGGTAATAATACCCTGAAAGTGATCTATTCGAAACGTATTGCCAGGCCGAGCCTGCAGTTCCTGAACCCGTTTATCAATACAAGCTCGCCGCAGAGCCAATCGGTGGGCAACCCCGAGCTTAACCCGGAAACGTCCAACACGTACGAGCTGGATTATAACGCTTTCTTCGGCACATCGTCGCTCAATACCAGTATTTATTACCGGCATACCACCGGCCTGATAGAAGGCATTGCGACCCCGATCTCGGTAATTGTGGACGGCACACCCGAAGGCGGTACGCTTACCCGTTTTCAGAATGTGGGGGTTAATAACTCCATTGGAGGCAGCTTGTTCGGCAGCGTTACGCCGTTCAAAATATTTACCATAACCGGCAATGTTAACATGTACACCTATAAACCCGACCCAACAGGAGAGTTTAGCACCGACAAAACACAAAACGGCACTTATATAATGTATAACGGGTTTTTGCGTGGTACGCTTACCCTGCCCAACAACTACCTGGCCGAAATGTTCGGCTTTGGCGGCTCGTCGCGCCGCACCATACAGGGTACCAACCCGGCGTTTGCCATGTACGGCATAGGTGTGCGCAAGCAACTGATGCAAAAGAAAATGTCGGTGGGCATCAATGTGGTGCAGCCCTTTGCTAACGACAAACATTTCGATAGCAAGATCAGCAGTCCCGGCTTTACGCAAACCAGCACCAATGTAGTGCCGTTCCGTTCGTTCGGCGTTACGTTTAGCTACAGCTTTGGCAAGATGACGTTTAGCCAGCCGCGCAAACAAGGCATCCAGAACGATGACCTGAAACAAGGCGACTCGAACCAGCAGCAGGGAGCCGGCGGCGCAGGTGGCGGCAACAGGTAA
- a CDS encoding RNA recognition motif domain-containing protein has product MVKLFVSGFPLNMDEIELVKMFSLHGDVKTIKLVRDKKTRVCKGYGFIEMADMASAENAIAALNGEPMGDRKLTINIREDEPEAPAAPAAPAPRTAAPAERFSPRVFRELPKPGEPLKKKRPRRPM; this is encoded by the coding sequence ATGGTAAAACTATTTGTCAGCGGGTTCCCGCTGAATATGGACGAAATAGAACTGGTAAAAATGTTCAGCCTGCATGGCGATGTCAAGACGATAAAGCTGGTGAGGGATAAAAAGACGCGGGTATGCAAAGGCTACGGTTTTATCGAAATGGCCGACATGGCCTCGGCAGAAAATGCCATCGCCGCGCTAAATGGTGAACCAATGGGCGACCGCAAGCTCACCATCAATATTCGTGAGGATGAGCCTGAAGCTCCTGCAGCCCCGGCTGCTCCTGCACCCCGCACTGCGGCCCCAGCCGAACGGTTTTCGCCACGCGTGTTCAGAGAGCTTCCAAAACCCGGCGAACCCTTAAAGAAAAAACGCCCGAGAAGGCCGATGTAA